In one Gossypium hirsutum isolate 1008001.06 chromosome D09, Gossypium_hirsutum_v2.1, whole genome shotgun sequence genomic region, the following are encoded:
- the LOC107929024 gene encoding auxin-induced protein 22D, with protein MENSVAYEKATELRLGLPGIDEPAVLSSVKNNKRPLHDEKSGENGKSAQNETAPPSKAQIVGWPPVQSYRKNNFQQAKKSESECGGIYVKVSMDGAPYLRKIDLKVYKGYPELLQVLENMFKFTIGEYSEREGYKGSDYEPTYEDKDGDWMLVGDVPWEMFITSCKRLRIMKGSEARGLSCSGV; from the exons ATGGAGAACAGTGTAGCATATGAGAAGGCAACTGAACTAAGATTAGGGTTGCCAGGCATAGATGAACCGGCAGTACTTTCCAGTGTTAAAAACAACAAGCGGCCATTGCATGATGAAAAAAGTGGAGAAAATGGCAAATCTGCTCAAAATGAAACAGCCCCTCCTTCCAA GGCACAAATTGTGGGGTGGCCACCGGTTCAGTCCTACAGAAAGAACAATTTTCAACAGGCAAAGAAAAGTGAAAGTGAGTGTGGTGGGATATATGTAAAAGTAAGCATGGATGGAGCACCATATTTGAGAAAGATTGATTTGAAAGTTTACAAAGGGTACCCAGAGCTGTTACAGGTTTTAGAGAACATGTTCAAGTTCACcatag gtGAGTACTCAGAAAGAGAAGGGTACAAAGGATCAGATTATGAACCTACTTATGAAGACAAAGATGGTGATTGGATGCTTGTTGGTGATGTTCCCTGGGA AATGTTCATCACATCATGCAAGAGATTAAGGATCATGAAAGGATCAGAAGCAAGGGGCTTAAGTTGTAGTGGTgtatga
- the LOC107929165 gene encoding alpha-mannosidase I MNS4 translates to MKDLNLVPTFLWCLLLFPLHKAVANGVTPEETKQLRDEVREMFYHAFDGYMEHAFPLDELRPLTCEGEDTLGGYALTLIDSLDTLALLGDRERFTASVEWIGKNLRFDINKTVSIFETTIRVLGGLLSAHLIASDYATGMRIPSYDNELLDLAEDLARRLLPAFDTPTGIPFGSVNLKYGVDEHESKITSTAGGGTLTLEFGVLSRLTNDPIFEQVTKNAVRGLWARRSKLNLVGAHINVFTGEWTQKDAGIGTSIDSFYEYLLKAYLLFGDEEYLFIFQEAYSAAMHYLYNDPWYVEVNMDSAAIVWPLFNSLQAFWPGLQVLAGDIDPAIRTHTAFFSVWKRYGFTPEGFNLATLSVQHGQKSYPLRPELIESTYWLYKATRNPRYLDAGRDIVASLQYGARCPCGYCHISDVEFHKREDHMESFFLAETVKYLWLLFDLAVGPDNLVENGPYKYIFSTEGHLLPATPQISLLQEHCSYFGAYCNRDSLKEEPNASDKSADSQETNGSRVSDGWVRTRFPLDSSSFKASPVSGLIKGLCPGLTHAQKYGISYLASVDTPHEDNSAKQKDIVVKSQAIVVVSDQISNQSLSGDGNDNNVKESTEREPESDPSLS, encoded by the exons AtgaaagatttgaatttggtCCCTACGTTTCTATGGTGTCTTTTGTTGTTTCCTTTACACAAAGCAGTCGCAAATGGCGTCACTCCCGAGGAAACCAAGCAGCTAAGAGATGAG GTACGTGAAATGTTCTATCATGCTTTTGATGGATATATGGAGCATGCATTTCCACTTGACGAGTTGAGACCGCTAACGTGTGAAGGAGAAGATACGCTTGGTGGTTATGCCTTGACACTG ATTGATTCTTTAGACACATTGGCTTTACTTGGAGATCGAGAACGCTTTACAGCCTCTGTTGAATGGATTGGTAAAAATCTTCGGTTTGATATA AATAAAACAGTTTCTATTTTTGAGACCACCATCAGGGTCCTTGGAGGTTTACTTTCCGCTCATCTTATTGCAAGTGACTATGCTACG GGCATGAGAATTCCTTCATATGACAATGAACTACTTGACTTAGCTGAAGATCTGGCTAGGAGGTTATTACCTGCATTTGACACTCCTACAG GAATCCCATTTGGTTCTGTTAATCTAAAGTATGGAGTTGATGAACATGAAAGCAAG ATAACATCTACAGCTGGTGGTGGGACTTTGACCCTTGAATTTGGAGTGCTAAGCCGTTTGACAAATGATCCTA TTTTTGAGCAAGTTACCAAAAATGCTGTTCGGGGCCTATGGGCTCGCCGTTCAAAGCTTAATTTAGTTGGTGCTCACATCAATGTGTTTACTGGTGAATGGACACAGAAG GATGCTGGAATAGGGACAAGCATTGACTCCTTCTACGAGTATCTTCTGAAG GCATATTTATTGTTTGGGGATGAAGAGTATTTGTTCATATTCCAAGAAGCATACAGTGCTGCTATGCACTATCTTTACAATGATCCCTG gTATGTAGAGGTCAATATGGATTCTGCTGCTATTGTCTGGCCACTATTTAACAGTTTACAGGCATTTTGGCCCGGGCTTCAG GTTTTAGCAGGAGATATTGATCCTGCTATTCGAACACATACTGCCTTCTTCAGTGTCTGGAAACGGTATGGTTTCACTCCGGAGGGTTTTAATCTTGCTACACTTAGTGTTCAG CATGGGCAAAAGAGTTATCCTTTGCGTCCAGAGTTAATAGAAAGCACGTATTGGCTCTACAAAGCTACCAGAAATCCCAG ATATCTGGATGCCGGACGAGACATAGTTGCTAGCTTGCAATATGGGGCAAGGTGTCCATGCGGTTATTGTCATATATCGGATGTCGAGTTTCACAAGAGGGAGGATCACATGGAAAGCTTTTTCCTGGCGGAAACA GTGAAATATTTGTGGCTCCTTTTCGATTTGGCTGTGGGTCCGGACAACCTTGTTGAAAATGGACCATACAA GTACATATTTAGCACTGAGGGCCATTTATTGCCGGCAACTCCTCAAATATCTCTATTACAAGAGCATTGTTCATATTTTGGGGCTTATTGTAACCGCGACAGCTTAAAAGAAGAGCCTAATGCATCAGACAAGTCTGCTGATTCTCAAGAAACCAATGGTAGTAGAGTTTCCGATGGTTGGGTTCGCACGAGATTTCCCTTGGATTCTTCTTCTTTCAAGGCATCTCCCGTATCTGGGCTGATTAAG GGCCTTTGTCCAGGACTAACTCATGCGCAGAAATATGGCATTTCGTATCTTGCTTCAGTTGATACACCTCATGAAGATAATTCTGCTAAACAAAAAGATATCGTGGTTAAGAGCCAAGCTATAGTTGTCGTTTCTGACCAAATCTCTAATCAATCACTATCTGGTGACGGCAACGATAACAATGTTAAAGAATCAACCGAGAGGGAACCGGAGAGTGATCCATCTCTATCGTGA